A single genomic interval of Chrysemys picta bellii isolate R12L10 chromosome 8, ASM1138683v2, whole genome shotgun sequence harbors:
- the NEXN gene encoding nexilin isoform X3 encodes MNDIVQKTEILLSSSKPVQKSYVPKLHKGDVKDKFEAMQKAREERNQRRSRDEKQRRKEQYVREREWNRRKQEMKELLASDEEEETKSSKIEKAYVPKLTGTVKGKFAEMEKQRQEEERKRMEEERKRRIEQDMIEKKKIQRELAKKAQEEGDDSLLVTVVPVKPNKTPGKIKIKFEDPGNEREQQEKRKQEEEKRMRYEEQKQSLKEAKCLSFVMDEDGSSETNEPLSPGKLKLTFEELERQRQENQRRQAEEEARQRLEEEKRAFEEARQQMANEEEEDNENENSIKEFRPGKLKLSFEELERQRREEEKRKAEEEARRRIEEEKRAFAEARKSMVLDDETPEMFKTVSQESLTPGKLEINFEELLRQKMEEEKRRTEEERRQKLEMEKQEFEQLRQEMGEEEEEAETFELSREYEELIKLKRSGSIQAKNLKSKFEKIGKLSEEEIQKKIEEERARRRAVDQEIKERETEKFHEDDEVDVKPAKKSEAPFTHKVNMKARFEQMAKAREEEEQRRIEEQKLLRMQFEQKEIDAALQKKREEEEEEEGSIINGSTYEDEENQARSGAPWFKKPLKNVSVVDSEPVRFTVKITGEPKPEVTWWFEGEMLQDSEDYQYIERGETYCLYLPETFPEDEGEYMCKAVNSRGTAASTCILTIETDDY; translated from the exons ATGAATGACATTGTACAGAAGACTGAG ATTCTGCTTTCTTCATCTAAACCTGTCCAAAAATCCTATGTGCCCAAACTTCACAAGGGTGATGTAAAGGATAAATTTGAAGCTATGCAGAAAGCAAGGGAAGAAAGAAATCAAAGGAGATCTAGAGATGaaaagcaaagaagaaaagaacagtatgttagagagagagaatggaacaggagaaagcaggag ATGAAAGAACTGCTTGCTTCtgatgaagaagaagaaacaaaGTCTTCTAAAATAGAAAAAGCATATGTTCCAAAGCTGACAG GAACTGTTAAAGGCAAGTTTGCAGAAATGGAGAAGCAGAgacaagaagaagaaagaaaaagaatggaGGAGGAAAGAAAGCGCAGAATTGAACAAGATATGATTgagaaaaagaaaattcagaGAGAACTGGCAAAAAAAGCCCAGGAG GAAGGTGATGATTCGCTGCTGGTGACAGTAGTGCCTGTCAAACCTAACAAAACACCtggaaagattaaaataaaatttgaagacccaggaaatgagagagaacaacaagaaaaaagaaagcaagaagaagaaaagaggatGAGATATGAGGAACAAAAACAATCCCTCAAGGAAGCCAAGTGTCTTTCATTTGTAATG GATGAAGATGGAAGCAGTGAAACAAATGAACCTCTTTCTCCTGGGAAACTGAAATTAACATTTGAAGAACTGGAAAGACAAAGACAAGAAAATCAAAGAaggcaggcagaggaggaggCAAGACAACGTTTGGAAGAGGAAAAACGTGCCTTTGAAGAAGCTAGACAACAAATG gcaaacgAAGAGGAagaagataatgaaaatgaaaattctATTAAAGAATTCCGTCCTGGTAAACTCAAACTCAGCTTTGAGGAGTTGGAAAGAcagaggagagaggaagaaaagagGAAAGCAGAAGAAGAAGCCAGAAGACGCATAGAAGAGGAGAAAAGGGCATTTGCTGAAGCAAGGAAGAGTATG GTACTGGATGATGAGACCCCAGAGATGTTTAAAACAGTTTCTCAAGAATCTCTTACACCAGGTAAACTGGAAATTAATTTTGAGGAGTTACTGAGACAAAAAATGGAAGAAGAAAAGAGACGCACAGAAGAAGAGCGCAGGCAAAAGTTGGAAATGGAGAAGCAAGAATTTGAGCAGCTCAGACAAGAAATGGGAGAG gaggaggaagaggctgaAACCTTTGAATTAAGTAGAGAATATGAAGAACTAATAAAGTTAAAAAGAAGTGGTTCTATTCAGGCAAAGAACTTAAAAAGCAAGtttgaaaaaattggaaaattgTCTGAAgaagaaatacagaaaaaaattgaAGAGGAGCGAGCTAGAAGAAGAGCAGTGGACCAGGAAATAAAAGAGAGGGAAACAGAGAAATTTCATGAG GATGATGAAGTAGATGTGAAGCCTGCCAAGAAATCTGAGGCTCCATTTACTCATAAAGTAAACATGAAGGCTAGATTTGAGCAAATGGCAAAGGCAAGGGAAGAAGAGGAACAAAGAAGAATTGAGGAACAAAAATTACTACGTATGCAGTTTGAACAGAAGGAAATTGATGCTGCACTACAGAAG aaaagggaagaggaggaagaggaagagggaagTATTATAAATGGCTCTACTTATGAAGATGAAGAGAACCAAGCTCGGTCAGGAGCCCCATGGTTCAAAAAACCCTTAAAGAATGTATCAGTTGTAGACAGCGAGCCAGTAAGATTTACTGTTAAAATTACGGGAGAGCCAAAACCTGAAGTCACATGGTGGTTTGAAGGGGAAATGTTGCAGGACTCTGAGGACTATCAGTACATTGAAAGAGGAGAAACTTACTGCCTTTACTTACCAGAAACTTTCCCAGAAGATGAAGGAGAATATATGTGTAAAGCGGTCAACAGCAGAGGCACAGCAGCTAGCACCTGTATTCTCACCATTGAAA CTGATGACTACTAA
- the NEXN gene encoding nexilin isoform X1, with the protein MNDIVQKTEILLSSSKPVQKSYVPKLHKGDVKDKFEAMQKAREERNQRRSRDEKQRRKEQYVREREWNRRKQEMKELLASDEEEETKSSKIEKAYVPKLTGTVKGKFAEMEKQRQEEERKRMEEERKRRIEQDMIEKKKIQRELAKKAQEIDDINNTGTESASEEGDDSLLVTVVPVKPNKTPGKIKIKFEDPGNEREQQEKRKQEEEKRMRYEEQKQSLKEAKCLSFVMDEDGSSETNEPLSPGKLKLTFEELERQRQENQRRQAEEEARQRLEEEKRAFEEARQQMANEEEEDNENENSIKEFRPGKLKLSFEELERQRREEEKRKAEEEARRRIEEEKRAFAEARKSMVLDDETPEMFKTVSQESLTPGKLEINFEELLRQKMEEEKRRTEEERRQKLEMEKQEFEQLRQEMGEEEEEAETFELSREYEELIKLKRSGSIQAKNLKSKFEKIGKLSEEEIQKKIEEERARRRAVDQEIKERETEKFHEDDEVDVKPAKKSEAPFTHKVNMKARFEQMAKAREEEEQRRIEEQKLLRMQFEQKEIDAALQKKREEEEEEEGSIINGSTYEDEENQARSGAPWFKKPLKNVSVVDSEPVRFTVKITGEPKPEVTWWFEGEMLQDSEDYQYIERGETYCLYLPETFPEDEGEYMCKAVNSRGTAASTCILTIESKS; encoded by the exons ATGAATGACATTGTACAGAAGACTGAG ATTCTGCTTTCTTCATCTAAACCTGTCCAAAAATCCTATGTGCCCAAACTTCACAAGGGTGATGTAAAGGATAAATTTGAAGCTATGCAGAAAGCAAGGGAAGAAAGAAATCAAAGGAGATCTAGAGATGaaaagcaaagaagaaaagaacagtatgttagagagagagaatggaacaggagaaagcaggag ATGAAAGAACTGCTTGCTTCtgatgaagaagaagaaacaaaGTCTTCTAAAATAGAAAAAGCATATGTTCCAAAGCTGACAG GAACTGTTAAAGGCAAGTTTGCAGAAATGGAGAAGCAGAgacaagaagaagaaagaaaaagaatggaGGAGGAAAGAAAGCGCAGAATTGAACAAGATATGATTgagaaaaagaaaattcagaGAGAACTGGCAAAAAAAGCCCAGGAG ATTGATGACATAAACAATACAGGAACTGAATCAGCATCAGAG GAAGGTGATGATTCGCTGCTGGTGACAGTAGTGCCTGTCAAACCTAACAAAACACCtggaaagattaaaataaaatttgaagacccaggaaatgagagagaacaacaagaaaaaagaaagcaagaagaagaaaagaggatGAGATATGAGGAACAAAAACAATCCCTCAAGGAAGCCAAGTGTCTTTCATTTGTAATG GATGAAGATGGAAGCAGTGAAACAAATGAACCTCTTTCTCCTGGGAAACTGAAATTAACATTTGAAGAACTGGAAAGACAAAGACAAGAAAATCAAAGAaggcaggcagaggaggaggCAAGACAACGTTTGGAAGAGGAAAAACGTGCCTTTGAAGAAGCTAGACAACAAATG gcaaacgAAGAGGAagaagataatgaaaatgaaaattctATTAAAGAATTCCGTCCTGGTAAACTCAAACTCAGCTTTGAGGAGTTGGAAAGAcagaggagagaggaagaaaagagGAAAGCAGAAGAAGAAGCCAGAAGACGCATAGAAGAGGAGAAAAGGGCATTTGCTGAAGCAAGGAAGAGTATG GTACTGGATGATGAGACCCCAGAGATGTTTAAAACAGTTTCTCAAGAATCTCTTACACCAGGTAAACTGGAAATTAATTTTGAGGAGTTACTGAGACAAAAAATGGAAGAAGAAAAGAGACGCACAGAAGAAGAGCGCAGGCAAAAGTTGGAAATGGAGAAGCAAGAATTTGAGCAGCTCAGACAAGAAATGGGAGAG gaggaggaagaggctgaAACCTTTGAATTAAGTAGAGAATATGAAGAACTAATAAAGTTAAAAAGAAGTGGTTCTATTCAGGCAAAGAACTTAAAAAGCAAGtttgaaaaaattggaaaattgTCTGAAgaagaaatacagaaaaaaattgaAGAGGAGCGAGCTAGAAGAAGAGCAGTGGACCAGGAAATAAAAGAGAGGGAAACAGAGAAATTTCATGAG GATGATGAAGTAGATGTGAAGCCTGCCAAGAAATCTGAGGCTCCATTTACTCATAAAGTAAACATGAAGGCTAGATTTGAGCAAATGGCAAAGGCAAGGGAAGAAGAGGAACAAAGAAGAATTGAGGAACAAAAATTACTACGTATGCAGTTTGAACAGAAGGAAATTGATGCTGCACTACAGAAG aaaagggaagaggaggaagaggaagagggaagTATTATAAATGGCTCTACTTATGAAGATGAAGAGAACCAAGCTCGGTCAGGAGCCCCATGGTTCAAAAAACCCTTAAAGAATGTATCAGTTGTAGACAGCGAGCCAGTAAGATTTACTGTTAAAATTACGGGAGAGCCAAAACCTGAAGTCACATGGTGGTTTGAAGGGGAAATGTTGCAGGACTCTGAGGACTATCAGTACATTGAAAGAGGAGAAACTTACTGCCTTTACTTACCAGAAACTTTCCCAGAAGATGAAGGAGAATATATGTGTAAAGCGGTCAACAGCAGAGGCACAGCAGCTAGCACCTGTATTCTCACCATTGAAAGTAAGAGTTAA
- the NEXN gene encoding nexilin isoform X16, with amino-acid sequence MNDIVQKTEMKELLASDEEEETKSSKIEKAYVPKLTGTVKGKFAEMEKQRQEEERKRMEEERKRRIEQDMIEKKKIQRELAKKAQEIDDINNTGTESASEEGDDSLLVTVVPVKPNKTPGKIKIKFEDPGNEREQQEKRKQEEEKRMRYEEQKQSLKEAKCLSFVMDEDGSSETNEPLSPGKLKLTFEELERQRQENQRRQAEEEARQRLEEEKRAFEEARQQMANEEEEDNENENSIKEFRPGKLKLSFEELERQRREEEKRKAEEEARRRIEEEKRAFAEARKSMVLDDETPEMFKTVSQESLTPGKLEINFEELLRQKMEEEKRRTEEERRQKLEMEKQEFEQLRQEMGEDDEVDVKPAKKSEAPFTHKVNMKARFEQMAKAREEEEQRRIEEQKLLRMQFEQKEIDAALQKKREEEEEEEGSIINGSTYEDEENQARSGAPWFKKPLKNVSVVDSEPVRFTVKITGEPKPEVTWWFEGEMLQDSEDYQYIERGETYCLYLPETFPEDEGEYMCKAVNSRGTAASTCILTIETDDY; translated from the exons ATGAATGACATTGTACAGAAGACTGAG ATGAAAGAACTGCTTGCTTCtgatgaagaagaagaaacaaaGTCTTCTAAAATAGAAAAAGCATATGTTCCAAAGCTGACAG GAACTGTTAAAGGCAAGTTTGCAGAAATGGAGAAGCAGAgacaagaagaagaaagaaaaagaatggaGGAGGAAAGAAAGCGCAGAATTGAACAAGATATGATTgagaaaaagaaaattcagaGAGAACTGGCAAAAAAAGCCCAGGAG ATTGATGACATAAACAATACAGGAACTGAATCAGCATCAGAG GAAGGTGATGATTCGCTGCTGGTGACAGTAGTGCCTGTCAAACCTAACAAAACACCtggaaagattaaaataaaatttgaagacccaggaaatgagagagaacaacaagaaaaaagaaagcaagaagaagaaaagaggatGAGATATGAGGAACAAAAACAATCCCTCAAGGAAGCCAAGTGTCTTTCATTTGTAATG GATGAAGATGGAAGCAGTGAAACAAATGAACCTCTTTCTCCTGGGAAACTGAAATTAACATTTGAAGAACTGGAAAGACAAAGACAAGAAAATCAAAGAaggcaggcagaggaggaggCAAGACAACGTTTGGAAGAGGAAAAACGTGCCTTTGAAGAAGCTAGACAACAAATG gcaaacgAAGAGGAagaagataatgaaaatgaaaattctATTAAAGAATTCCGTCCTGGTAAACTCAAACTCAGCTTTGAGGAGTTGGAAAGAcagaggagagaggaagaaaagagGAAAGCAGAAGAAGAAGCCAGAAGACGCATAGAAGAGGAGAAAAGGGCATTTGCTGAAGCAAGGAAGAGTATG GTACTGGATGATGAGACCCCAGAGATGTTTAAAACAGTTTCTCAAGAATCTCTTACACCAGGTAAACTGGAAATTAATTTTGAGGAGTTACTGAGACAAAAAATGGAAGAAGAAAAGAGACGCACAGAAGAAGAGCGCAGGCAAAAGTTGGAAATGGAGAAGCAAGAATTTGAGCAGCTCAGACAAGAAATGGGAGAG GATGATGAAGTAGATGTGAAGCCTGCCAAGAAATCTGAGGCTCCATTTACTCATAAAGTAAACATGAAGGCTAGATTTGAGCAAATGGCAAAGGCAAGGGAAGAAGAGGAACAAAGAAGAATTGAGGAACAAAAATTACTACGTATGCAGTTTGAACAGAAGGAAATTGATGCTGCACTACAGAAG aaaagggaagaggaggaagaggaagagggaagTATTATAAATGGCTCTACTTATGAAGATGAAGAGAACCAAGCTCGGTCAGGAGCCCCATGGTTCAAAAAACCCTTAAAGAATGTATCAGTTGTAGACAGCGAGCCAGTAAGATTTACTGTTAAAATTACGGGAGAGCCAAAACCTGAAGTCACATGGTGGTTTGAAGGGGAAATGTTGCAGGACTCTGAGGACTATCAGTACATTGAAAGAGGAGAAACTTACTGCCTTTACTTACCAGAAACTTTCCCAGAAGATGAAGGAGAATATATGTGTAAAGCGGTCAACAGCAGAGGCACAGCAGCTAGCACCTGTATTCTCACCATTGAAA CTGATGACTACTAA
- the NEXN gene encoding nexilin isoform X10 — MNDIVQKTEILLSSSKPVQKSYVPKLHKGDVKDKFEAMQKAREERNQRRSRDEKQRRKEQYVREREWNRRKQEMKELLASDEEEETKSSKIEKAYVPKLTGTVKGKFAEMEKQRQEEERKRMEEERKRRIEQDMIEKKKIQRELAKKAQEDEDGSSETNEPLSPGKLKLTFEELERQRQENQRRQAEEEARQRLEEEKRAFEEARQQMANEEEEDNENENSIKEFRPGKLKLSFEELERQRREEEKRKAEEEARRRIEEEKRAFAEARKSMVLDDETPEMFKTVSQESLTPGKLEINFEELLRQKMEEEKRRTEEERRQKLEMEKQEFEQLRQEMGEEEEEAETFELSREYEELIKLKRSGSIQAKNLKSKFEKIGKLSEEEIQKKIEEERARRRAVDQEIKERETEKFHEDDEVDVKPAKKSEAPFTHKVNMKARFEQMAKAREEEEQRRIEEQKLLRMQFEQKEIDAALQKKREEEEEEEGSIINGSTYEDEENQARSGAPWFKKPLKNVSVVDSEPVRFTVKITGEPKPEVTWWFEGEMLQDSEDYQYIERGETYCLYLPETFPEDEGEYMCKAVNSRGTAASTCILTIETDDY, encoded by the exons ATGAATGACATTGTACAGAAGACTGAG ATTCTGCTTTCTTCATCTAAACCTGTCCAAAAATCCTATGTGCCCAAACTTCACAAGGGTGATGTAAAGGATAAATTTGAAGCTATGCAGAAAGCAAGGGAAGAAAGAAATCAAAGGAGATCTAGAGATGaaaagcaaagaagaaaagaacagtatgttagagagagagaatggaacaggagaaagcaggag ATGAAAGAACTGCTTGCTTCtgatgaagaagaagaaacaaaGTCTTCTAAAATAGAAAAAGCATATGTTCCAAAGCTGACAG GAACTGTTAAAGGCAAGTTTGCAGAAATGGAGAAGCAGAgacaagaagaagaaagaaaaagaatggaGGAGGAAAGAAAGCGCAGAATTGAACAAGATATGATTgagaaaaagaaaattcagaGAGAACTGGCAAAAAAAGCCCAGGAG GATGAAGATGGAAGCAGTGAAACAAATGAACCTCTTTCTCCTGGGAAACTGAAATTAACATTTGAAGAACTGGAAAGACAAAGACAAGAAAATCAAAGAaggcaggcagaggaggaggCAAGACAACGTTTGGAAGAGGAAAAACGTGCCTTTGAAGAAGCTAGACAACAAATG gcaaacgAAGAGGAagaagataatgaaaatgaaaattctATTAAAGAATTCCGTCCTGGTAAACTCAAACTCAGCTTTGAGGAGTTGGAAAGAcagaggagagaggaagaaaagagGAAAGCAGAAGAAGAAGCCAGAAGACGCATAGAAGAGGAGAAAAGGGCATTTGCTGAAGCAAGGAAGAGTATG GTACTGGATGATGAGACCCCAGAGATGTTTAAAACAGTTTCTCAAGAATCTCTTACACCAGGTAAACTGGAAATTAATTTTGAGGAGTTACTGAGACAAAAAATGGAAGAAGAAAAGAGACGCACAGAAGAAGAGCGCAGGCAAAAGTTGGAAATGGAGAAGCAAGAATTTGAGCAGCTCAGACAAGAAATGGGAGAG gaggaggaagaggctgaAACCTTTGAATTAAGTAGAGAATATGAAGAACTAATAAAGTTAAAAAGAAGTGGTTCTATTCAGGCAAAGAACTTAAAAAGCAAGtttgaaaaaattggaaaattgTCTGAAgaagaaatacagaaaaaaattgaAGAGGAGCGAGCTAGAAGAAGAGCAGTGGACCAGGAAATAAAAGAGAGGGAAACAGAGAAATTTCATGAG GATGATGAAGTAGATGTGAAGCCTGCCAAGAAATCTGAGGCTCCATTTACTCATAAAGTAAACATGAAGGCTAGATTTGAGCAAATGGCAAAGGCAAGGGAAGAAGAGGAACAAAGAAGAATTGAGGAACAAAAATTACTACGTATGCAGTTTGAACAGAAGGAAATTGATGCTGCACTACAGAAG aaaagggaagaggaggaagaggaagagggaagTATTATAAATGGCTCTACTTATGAAGATGAAGAGAACCAAGCTCGGTCAGGAGCCCCATGGTTCAAAAAACCCTTAAAGAATGTATCAGTTGTAGACAGCGAGCCAGTAAGATTTACTGTTAAAATTACGGGAGAGCCAAAACCTGAAGTCACATGGTGGTTTGAAGGGGAAATGTTGCAGGACTCTGAGGACTATCAGTACATTGAAAGAGGAGAAACTTACTGCCTTTACTTACCAGAAACTTTCCCAGAAGATGAAGGAGAATATATGTGTAAAGCGGTCAACAGCAGAGGCACAGCAGCTAGCACCTGTATTCTCACCATTGAAA CTGATGACTACTAA
- the NEXN gene encoding nexilin isoform X15 has protein sequence MNDIVQKTEMKELLASDEEEETKSSKIEKAYVPKLTGTVKGKFAEMEKQRQEEERKRMEEERKRRIEQDMIEKKKIQRELAKKAQEIDDINNTGTESASEDEDGSSETNEPLSPGKLKLTFEELERQRQENQRRQAEEEARQRLEEEKRAFEEARQQMANEEEEDNENENSIKEFRPGKLKLSFEELERQRREEEKRKAEEEARRRIEEEKRAFAEARKSMVLDDETPEMFKTVSQESLTPGKLEINFEELLRQKMEEEKRRTEEERRQKLEMEKQEFEQLRQEMGEEEEEAETFELSREYEELIKLKRSGSIQAKNLKSKFEKIGKLSEEEIQKKIEEERARRRAVDQEIKERETEKFHEDDEVDVKPAKKSEAPFTHKVNMKARFEQMAKAREEEEQRRIEEQKLLRMQFEQKEIDAALQKKREEEEEEEGSIINGSTYEDEENQARSGAPWFKKPLKNVSVVDSEPVRFTVKITGEPKPEVTWWFEGEMLQDSEDYQYIERGETYCLYLPETFPEDEGEYMCKAVNSRGTAASTCILTIETDDY, from the exons ATGAATGACATTGTACAGAAGACTGAG ATGAAAGAACTGCTTGCTTCtgatgaagaagaagaaacaaaGTCTTCTAAAATAGAAAAAGCATATGTTCCAAAGCTGACAG GAACTGTTAAAGGCAAGTTTGCAGAAATGGAGAAGCAGAgacaagaagaagaaagaaaaagaatggaGGAGGAAAGAAAGCGCAGAATTGAACAAGATATGATTgagaaaaagaaaattcagaGAGAACTGGCAAAAAAAGCCCAGGAG ATTGATGACATAAACAATACAGGAACTGAATCAGCATCAGAG GATGAAGATGGAAGCAGTGAAACAAATGAACCTCTTTCTCCTGGGAAACTGAAATTAACATTTGAAGAACTGGAAAGACAAAGACAAGAAAATCAAAGAaggcaggcagaggaggaggCAAGACAACGTTTGGAAGAGGAAAAACGTGCCTTTGAAGAAGCTAGACAACAAATG gcaaacgAAGAGGAagaagataatgaaaatgaaaattctATTAAAGAATTCCGTCCTGGTAAACTCAAACTCAGCTTTGAGGAGTTGGAAAGAcagaggagagaggaagaaaagagGAAAGCAGAAGAAGAAGCCAGAAGACGCATAGAAGAGGAGAAAAGGGCATTTGCTGAAGCAAGGAAGAGTATG GTACTGGATGATGAGACCCCAGAGATGTTTAAAACAGTTTCTCAAGAATCTCTTACACCAGGTAAACTGGAAATTAATTTTGAGGAGTTACTGAGACAAAAAATGGAAGAAGAAAAGAGACGCACAGAAGAAGAGCGCAGGCAAAAGTTGGAAATGGAGAAGCAAGAATTTGAGCAGCTCAGACAAGAAATGGGAGAG gaggaggaagaggctgaAACCTTTGAATTAAGTAGAGAATATGAAGAACTAATAAAGTTAAAAAGAAGTGGTTCTATTCAGGCAAAGAACTTAAAAAGCAAGtttgaaaaaattggaaaattgTCTGAAgaagaaatacagaaaaaaattgaAGAGGAGCGAGCTAGAAGAAGAGCAGTGGACCAGGAAATAAAAGAGAGGGAAACAGAGAAATTTCATGAG GATGATGAAGTAGATGTGAAGCCTGCCAAGAAATCTGAGGCTCCATTTACTCATAAAGTAAACATGAAGGCTAGATTTGAGCAAATGGCAAAGGCAAGGGAAGAAGAGGAACAAAGAAGAATTGAGGAACAAAAATTACTACGTATGCAGTTTGAACAGAAGGAAATTGATGCTGCACTACAGAAG aaaagggaagaggaggaagaggaagagggaagTATTATAAATGGCTCTACTTATGAAGATGAAGAGAACCAAGCTCGGTCAGGAGCCCCATGGTTCAAAAAACCCTTAAAGAATGTATCAGTTGTAGACAGCGAGCCAGTAAGATTTACTGTTAAAATTACGGGAGAGCCAAAACCTGAAGTCACATGGTGGTTTGAAGGGGAAATGTTGCAGGACTCTGAGGACTATCAGTACATTGAAAGAGGAGAAACTTACTGCCTTTACTTACCAGAAACTTTCCCAGAAGATGAAGGAGAATATATGTGTAAAGCGGTCAACAGCAGAGGCACAGCAGCTAGCACCTGTATTCTCACCATTGAAA CTGATGACTACTAA